Sequence from the Thermocoleostomius sinensis A174 genome:
ACCAAGCAAACGTACCCACCAGCATTCCAAGCGATAGCAGTAACCCAACCATACTGGAAGGTGTAGCGGTATTATCGGTCAGGTTAATGAATTCAACGGCATGCTGCCGCAGCAACACTGTCAACTCCTCGATCGGTTCCGCTAATTGCGTATAGTAACGTTGGCCACCAAGCTTGGGTTTAAGACTATATTCAAGGCGATCGGGTTTGAGGATCACCCGTTGCACCTGTGCGGATTTAACCTGTTCAATAAACTTGCTGTATGCCGTCTGTGAACGGGTGTCTGTCTTCATAGAGCCGATTCCTAATAGAAAGAAGAGAATATTGAGGAGTCAAGTCCTGAATCCCTCCAAATGTGAGAGGTTTCATTCCTGTTAACTTCCTACAGTGTTAATTCTCCTGTAGTGGCTCTGATTTCAAACAGATGAAATGACCGTTCAGACTTTCGGGTTTTCCGAAAGTCAAGCGCAAATCATGACGGTTGTTACACCCATGTCTTCGGGTATTCCCACCACTGTACAAAATTAGAGTTGATTTCGTTGTTGCATTTCCTGTTGACGCATGGGCATGGCATCAATTTGGGTAAACACGGAACTCACCGCTACCGGGCTGGCTTCCGATCGTTTCACCGTGCCATCTTTACCAATTAAGATTATCCTAAACTCATCCGACTGCACTCCAAACTGTTGGCGCAATCGATTGGAAGAGGATAGACTCATGCGCATTTTACTAGTAGAAGATGATGAAATTTTAGGAGACATCTTGACGCAAGCCCTCAGTGAACACCGCTATCTAGTAGAAGTGGCAGAGGATGGTCAACTGGGGTGGCAATATGCCCAAAATAGCGTATATGATTTATTGATCATCGATGTTGGGTTGCCTCGACTAGATGGTATTACGCTGTGTCAACGGTTGCGCGGAGAAGCTTGCTCAACCCCTATTTTGCTGATGACTGCCAAAGATGCTCCAGAAGAACGCATTCGGGGGTTAGATGCTGGGGCCGATGATTATTTAACCAAACCGCTGGATATGGGTGAACTTCAGGCCAGAGTGCGGGCCCTGTTACGACGAGGAGATGTATCACCAACTTCGGTTTTAACGGTAGGGTCGTTGCAATTAGATCCAGTCAGTTGTGAAGTGACGCACGATGGGCGACCGCTGAAACTGACGCCAAAAGAATATAGCTTGCTGGAATTGTTTTTGCGGAATCCGTCCCGCGTGTTCAGTCGGGGACAAATTGTCGAGCACCTCTGGTCTTTTGATGATCCACCGCTGGAAGAAAGCGTTAAGGCGCATGTCAAAGGGTTGCGGCGCAAGTTGAAAGAGGTAGGGGCTGCCGATTGGGTTGAAAACGTCTATGGACTCGGATATCGGCTCATCCCTAAAGCCCCCCCTATGACCGTGGCAAACGTGCCTGTACCGACTGATACACCAACAAAACCGATTGTCGAGACCCCGATCGCTCTGGATTCTCAGTCGCAATCAACCGAAGCGGCTTTCAATCAAGCGATGGCCCAATTATGGCAGCAGTACCAAGGGTTGATGATGGAGCGACTACAGGTGTTGCAAACAGCGGCCCGTGCCATGTCGATGGGAATGCTCACAGCCGAAACCAGACAAGCCGCAAGCAAGGCCGCTCACAAGCTGGCTGGAGTCTTGGGCATGTTTGGGCAAGACCAAGGCACGCAACTAGCTCGCGAACTTGAAACCCAACTAGAGTCTGCAAATGTGGAACCATCTACCAACGTGCCAGCGTTAGTTGAACAGCTTGCGGCTCTGTTGCAGATCGGAGTTTTGTCCTCTCACTTAGACAAAGCATCAGCCCCCAGTGACTTGCCGCCACGGTTACTGTGGGTGGGGAGCAATCGTCAGCTTGGTTTAGAGTTGCAATCGCTGACGCAATCGGCTGGGTTGGGTTGGCACATCGTCGAGACGATCGCCGCAGGCGCAGATTGGTTAACGGCTCACACACCTGACTTGGTTGTGCTACAAGTGGACGAATTCAATTTGTTAGCCGACAGCTTACCGTTGTTAAACCAGTTGTCGGCACGTACTCCGGCGATTCCGTCCCTAGTGATTACCGACTCCGACGAGTTGAGCGATCGAATTCAGATGGCTGCGGCTGGAATTGCAGGTATCCTCACCGCTCCAGTGACTGCCACCCACGTATGGGACATGGCCAGCCAAATGTTGCAGCAACACCACACCCACACTGTAAACCTGCTAGCGGTGGATGATGATCCGCTCTTGCTAGAGGCGCTGCGGGCAATTGTGGAACCGTGGGGGATGCGCCTGTTCACCCTCACTGATCCGACACAGTTTTGGAACGTATTGCACGCCACCAAGCCAGATTTGCTGATTCTGGATGTGGAAATGCCCGAATTCAATGGCATTGAACTGTGCCAAGCCGTGCGTACTGATCCACAGTGGCAAGATTTGCCGATCGTGTTTTTGACCGCTCATCGTGAACCCGAAACTGTGCGGCAGGTTTTCATGGCTGGAGCCGATGATTATGTCACCAAGCCAATTCTGGGGGCTGAACTGTTGACCCGTCTCACCAATCGACTAGAACGCAACCAACTATTGCAACGGCTCTCTCGTCGCGATTCCAAGACAGGCTTGGCGAACCAACCCCACTCTCAGCAACAGCTAGAGCAATTACTGTGCAACGCCGATCGCACTCCTGTTTGCTTGGTGGTGCTTACTCTCACTGATCTGCCCCAGATCAATCATCGCTATGGTCATTGGATGGGACATCAAATCTTGAAACGCTGGGGCGAGGTGCTACGGGCTTCTCTATATAGCGGGGAAGTGTCGGGCTATTGGGATTATGGACAGTTTGTCATCGGCTTGCCCAGGCTCAATCAAACGGAAGCGATCGATCGTCTCTCTCCAGTGTTTACTTTGCTGCGTCGCCAAATCTTCACGGCTCAAGGCGATCGATTTCAGGTGAATTATACAATTGGGTTGGCTGAGTTTCCGGCGGATGGTGTCAGCGTGCAGACGCTATATCAAATCGCTTGCCAGCCCAACGCCTAGTATTCCGACTACGAAAATTCCATCGAGGGAGATCAAAATTCCCCCGTCCCCGCATACGTTCGTTCAGGCAATGGGATAAGATGACAAGGCACACGTGAACAGCAGCGTACGGGAAAGATTGGTGAAAATCCAACGCTGTGCCGCAACTGTGAAGGGGGAAAGGAAACAGGACAAGGATCAAGAACCTTCATGGCTTCAGCCTTTCTTCCAAGCCAGAACACCAGTCCGCTGTTTATTCACTCTATGTCCTGCGATGCACAGGACGGAGTTCTGAAACGCATGTCTATTTCTATTGAACATTCAGAGTTTTCTACTAGTCTCATTCAAATTTCTCCATCGGCGATCGATCGCCCTATCCCTCCGCCATCCCTGTCGCCACTACCCCTGCAACGTCCATTACTGCTGGTGGGGCATGGGAGCCGCGATGCCGACGGTCGTCAAGGCTTGCTAGATTTTGCCAGCGCCTATCAAGCCCTCGATCGATCGCGCCCAGTGATTCCGTGTTTTTTGGAACTGACCGAACCCTCCATTCAGCAAGGCGTGGATCAGTGTATAGAGATGGGATACACCGACCTGTCAGTATTGCCAATTCTGCTGTTTGCCGCTCGCCACAATAAGTTTGATGTCACGAATGAACTCGATCGCGCTCGTCAGCGTCATCCCCAACTGACATTCCACTATGGTCGTCATTTTGGTATCACACCTGGCATTTTAGATCTATGGCGATTGCGCCTAGCTGAACTCGATCAACCACAATGGAACCCCACTGGAATTTCGCGATCAGACACGGTGTTGCTGTTTGTGGGACGTGGCTCCAGCGATCCAGATGCGAATGGCGATGTTTATAAACTGGCGCGGATGTTGTGGGAAGGCAGCGAGTATCATACTGTTGAAACGTGCTTCATTGGCATCACCCATCCCCGATTGGAAGAAGGGTTCCGACGATCGCGGCTCTATACTCCCAAGCGCATCATTGTTCTGCCGCACTTTTTGTTTACTGGGACACTAGTCAAAAAAATCTTTCATATCACCGCCCAACAACAAGAACAGTATCCCAATCTGTCCCTTGTTTGCCTACCCGAAATTGGGTTGCATCCTGAACTGTTTCAAATTCTGCGCGATCGAGAAATTGAAACCCAACTGGGACAGGTACAGATGAATTGTGAGATGTGTAAATTTCGACTTGCAGCGAAATCATCAGATCGTCACAATCATGGACATAATCATGATCATAATCATGGTCATAGCCATGATGATTGTAATGATGATCATGATCACGCGCATGGAGCGATCGATCCCTACGCTGAACCCAATCAGTATCATCAGCGCATTTGGCAAGTACCATAGAGGAAAGGCTGAAAGCTGAAGACTTAAAGCTAAAGTACTGCCCGATTCTTTACCTTTCTCTTTTTTATCTTTTTATCCAGGTCTAATATGGAAGAATTGGCTGTTGGCGATCGCGTCCGAGTTGTGTCTCTCCCTCCCTATGTCAAAACGGCAGAACCGATGCCGATGCTGCGACCACCGAATGTCATTCAAGTGGGTGAAGAAGGGGTAATCGTTGATCGGCGTCCTGGTGGGTGGGGCGTTCGCTTTAGTCGAGGCATGTTTTTGATGGACGAACAGTATCTAGAAGTCATTAAAGATGAGGCGTGAGCCAGAGGGACAGTTCACACTCACCCTTACCCACCCCACTATGCTTCAGTTTCGGTATTCAACAAGGTTTGCACAAATTCATACAGTTCCAAATCCGATCGTCCATTTAATTGCTGTTCTTTCAGATCAATCAAACCTTGCGCCAAGGGCATAGCCCTTTTTTTGTAGGTAGCATTAGCTGTGAGCAAGTCCAAAAACACATCTTGTTCAATCTGCAATCGATTGGCATCGTCAGCGACGGGTGAGACAAAGGTGTTCGATTCAGCGTTGAATTTTAGCAGAAAAATTAGCGCATGACTCAGTTCATGAAGCTGTTGCTGCAACTGTCGCACATCTAGTTCCATTCGATCGAAGCCGACATGTCCTTCAATGCGCAGTTCAACGATCGGTTGCTGTTGGGTATTAATTACCCCTTGCTGTATGGCTTGTTGCACTCGTTCAATCGCCTGTTGTTCAATTTCTTCTACACTTTCTTCACCACAGGCTGTCATCATTAAACGCACGATCGCTCGTTGATAATAGTTCTGTTTGAGGTCTGCTTGAATTCCCGATTCCGTGATCTCAATCAAGTAAGCTCCACGGGTAAAACTGGCTTCTTCAATGCTGTTAGCCTCGGTAGAACCCGGGTTAAAAATCCATCCCTCAACTTCATAACTTTTGTGAATGTGCCCTAGTGCTAAATAATCAACCCCTGCTTGTTTAAGGGGCAACAATTCGCTGTAGCGCAAAGCTCCTTGATAGCGAGCAATTTGTCCTTCCACACCGTGATGAAACAATAAGATGGTAGGCCCAGCGGCAGGCGGTAAGCTAGGAATAGCGGCTGCAATTTGTTCGATCGCCCTGGGGGCAGACGCCCCGTACCACACCGACCCCAGCACACGCACGCCACACTCGAGATCAATGTAACCGCCCCGTCGATCGACTTCTGACCAAGGAGAATAAAGCGGTTCCCCTTCGGACACATTGCCCGGCTCTAAGAGCTTTAGCAACCCCCAATCCGCCAGATAGCGCAGCCAGCTGGTTTTTGTACCATAGGGACGATTATCGTGATTGCCTTCGATCGCCAACACAGGAATGCCCGCCTCCCGCAGCATATCCAAACATCCTTGAGCCTGATTCAGCGTCGCAGGTTGAATGTTACGGTGCTCAAATAAATCACCGGCAATGATGACAAAATCTACCTGTTCGTCGATCGCATACTTGCTCAGGACATCGCGAAAGGCATAGAAAAAGTCCTGGGTGCGTTGCTTATTGTCATAGCGATCAAACCCCAAATGCACGTCT
This genomic interval carries:
- a CDS encoding DUF4174 domain-containing protein, which encodes MSLSSSNRLRQQFGVQSDEFRIILIGKDGTVKRSEASPVAVSSVFTQIDAMPMRQQEMQQRNQL
- a CDS encoding response regulator; the encoded protein is MRILLVEDDEILGDILTQALSEHRYLVEVAEDGQLGWQYAQNSVYDLLIIDVGLPRLDGITLCQRLRGEACSTPILLMTAKDAPEERIRGLDAGADDYLTKPLDMGELQARVRALLRRGDVSPTSVLTVGSLQLDPVSCEVTHDGRPLKLTPKEYSLLELFLRNPSRVFSRGQIVEHLWSFDDPPLEESVKAHVKGLRRKLKEVGAADWVENVYGLGYRLIPKAPPMTVANVPVPTDTPTKPIVETPIALDSQSQSTEAAFNQAMAQLWQQYQGLMMERLQVLQTAARAMSMGMLTAETRQAASKAAHKLAGVLGMFGQDQGTQLARELETQLESANVEPSTNVPALVEQLAALLQIGVLSSHLDKASAPSDLPPRLLWVGSNRQLGLELQSLTQSAGLGWHIVETIAAGADWLTAHTPDLVVLQVDEFNLLADSLPLLNQLSARTPAIPSLVITDSDELSDRIQMAAAGIAGILTAPVTATHVWDMASQMLQQHHTHTVNLLAVDDDPLLLEALRAIVEPWGMRLFTLTDPTQFWNVLHATKPDLLILDVEMPEFNGIELCQAVRTDPQWQDLPIVFLTAHREPETVRQVFMAGADDYVTKPILGAELLTRLTNRLERNQLLQRLSRRDSKTGLANQPHSQQQLEQLLCNADRTPVCLVVLTLTDLPQINHRYGHWMGHQILKRWGEVLRASLYSGEVSGYWDYGQFVIGLPRLNQTEAIDRLSPVFTLLRRQIFTAQGDRFQVNYTIGLAEFPADGVSVQTLYQIACQPNA
- a CDS encoding sirohydrochlorin chelatase encodes the protein MSISIEHSEFSTSLIQISPSAIDRPIPPPSLSPLPLQRPLLLVGHGSRDADGRQGLLDFASAYQALDRSRPVIPCFLELTEPSIQQGVDQCIEMGYTDLSVLPILLFAARHNKFDVTNELDRARQRHPQLTFHYGRHFGITPGILDLWRLRLAELDQPQWNPTGISRSDTVLLFVGRGSSDPDANGDVYKLARMLWEGSEYHTVETCFIGITHPRLEEGFRRSRLYTPKRIIVLPHFLFTGTLVKKIFHITAQQQEQYPNLSLVCLPEIGLHPELFQILRDREIETQLGQVQMNCEMCKFRLAAKSSDRHNHGHNHDHNHGHSHDDCNDDHDHAHGAIDPYAEPNQYHQRIWQVP
- the sipA gene encoding regulatory protein SipA produces the protein MEELAVGDRVRVVSLPPYVKTAEPMPMLRPPNVIQVGEEGVIVDRRPGGWGVRFSRGMFLMDEQYLEVIKDEA
- a CDS encoding metallophosphoesterase family protein: MARFLHIADVHLGFDRYDNKQRTQDFFYAFRDVLSKYAIDEQVDFVIIAGDLFEHRNIQPATLNQAQGCLDMLREAGIPVLAIEGNHDNRPYGTKTSWLRYLADWGLLKLLEPGNVSEGEPLYSPWSEVDRRGGYIDLECGVRVLGSVWYGASAPRAIEQIAAAIPSLPPAAGPTILLFHHGVEGQIARYQGALRYSELLPLKQAGVDYLALGHIHKSYEVEGWIFNPGSTEANSIEEASFTRGAYLIEITESGIQADLKQNYYQRAIVRLMMTACGEESVEEIEQQAIERVQQAIQQGVINTQQQPIVELRIEGHVGFDRMELDVRQLQQQLHELSHALIFLLKFNAESNTFVSPVADDANRLQIEQDVFLDLLTANATYKKRAMPLAQGLIDLKEQQLNGRSDLELYEFVQTLLNTETEA